The following coding sequences lie in one Rutidosis leptorrhynchoides isolate AG116_Rl617_1_P2 chromosome 4, CSIRO_AGI_Rlap_v1, whole genome shotgun sequence genomic window:
- the LOC139843119 gene encoding uncharacterized protein yields MSFGKSVKLPYQLSTSHYSEIFGLMHLDIWGPYKVLTEEKIKNVRSDNALEFVHGGLGEYLAKKGVIHQTSCPDRPQQNGRVERKHRHILDTARALIMYVNLPLRFWEDCVVTATYLINRFPTPVLKNKAPYEVLLQQKPTYDHLMVFGCLVMAGNPTRIADKFKERVVACVFLGYPANQKGYKLYNLKSYSTFMSRDIIFFEHILPFNAQSYNHYITSIPDFDLTNPHTCTPSQNQTHPCVYDTTSDQIPSNTFNTNSQPNTGQIPVEVRRSTRASSTPVWHKEYAMSHVPVANQVSSLSLGPIFASYMAALTATSNPTFFHQAINDPGWCDAMDAELSALEENDTWDINSLP; encoded by the exons ATGTCCTTTGGCAAATCTGTGAAATTGCCTTATCAACTAAGTACTTCACACTATTCAGAAATATTTGGTTTGATGCATCTTGACATTTGGGGTCCTTACAAGGTGTTAACTGAAG AAAAGATCAAAAATGTAAGATCTGACAATGCTCTTGAGTTTGTGCATGGTGGATTGGGTGAATACTTGGCAAAAAAGGGTGTTATTCATCAAACTTCATGTCCAGATAGACCACAACAAAATGGGAGAGTTGAAAGGAAACATAGACATATTCTTGACACTGCAAGAGCTTTGATAATGTATGTTAATTTGCCTTTAAGGTTTTGGGAAGATTGTGTTGTTACTGCAACTTATCTCATAAATAGATTTCCCACACCTGTGTTAAAAAATAAAGCTCCTTATGAAGTTCTTCTACAACAAAAGCCTACTTATGATCATCTAATGGTATTTGGATGTTTAGTTATGGCCGGTAATCCAACACGTATTGCAGATAAATTTAAAGAAAGAGTGGTTGCTTGTGTGTTTCTAGGGTATCCTGCAAATCAAAAAGGGTATAAATTGTACAATCTCAAGTCTTATTCTACCTTTATGTCCAGAGATATCATTTTCTTTGAGCATATTCTTCCTTTTAATGCTCAAAGTTATAATCACTATATCACCTCCATTCCAGATTTTGACTTGACTAATCCTCATACATGTACACCAAGTCAAAATCAAACACATccatgtgtttatgacacaacaaGTGACCAAATCCCctcaaatactttcaataccaactcACAACCCAATACAGGCCAAATACCTGTTGAGGTTAGAAGATCCACTAGAGCTAGTAGTACTCCAGTTTGGCATAAAGAATATGCGATGTCACATGTTCCTGTTGCTAATCAGGTGTCTTCACTAAGTCTAGGTCCTATTTTTGCTTCATATATGGCAGCTCTAACTGCTACTTCAAATCCAACTTTCTTTCATCAAGCCATTAATGATCCTGGATGGTGTGATGCTATGGATGCTGAGTTATCCGCCCTAGAAGAAAATGATACTTGGGATATAAATTCTTTACCTTAA